The sequence below is a genomic window from Blastocatellia bacterium.
GTCCCGGCACCGGACCTCAACACCGATGAGCAGATCATGGCGTGGATCATGGACACATACTCGATGCATGCTCGCCATGCGGTGACGGCGGTGGTCACCGGCAAGCCGGTGGAACTGGGTGGGTCGGCCGGTCGCCGACAGGCAACTGGACGTGGTTTGCTCATCGTCGCGCGTGAGGCGTGTCGCCAGTGCGGCATTTCCCCAGAGGGGGCCCGAGTCGTTATTCAGGGAGCAGGAAACGTCGGAGGGGTGGCGGCCGAGCTTCTCCATCAGGCCGGATTCCGCGTCATCGCTATAGCTGATGCGCTCGGCGGAGTCTATAATCCGCATGGGCTCAACATCCCGGAGCTTATGCACTATCATCGGTCGAATAAAACCTTTCACGGGTATCCGGAAGGGGAGGACATCAGCAATCGAGATCTTCTGGAACTTGAGTGTGAGTTGCTCATCCCGGCGGCCGTGGAAAATCAAATAACATCCCGAAATGCTGACCGTATTCGCTGTAAGATCCTCTGCGAAGGTGCCAACGGACCGACAACGGCCATTGCTGATGAGATCCTTGACAAACGTGGGATTTTTGTCGTGCCGGATATTCTGGCTAATGCCGGTGGGGTCACTGTGAGCTATTTTGAATGGGTGCAGGATCGAATGGGTTACTTCTGGAGTGAACAGGAAGTTGTTGAGAAACTCGAAGCCGTTATGGTAAAAAGCTTTCGCGACGTCCTCGGTTACGCCGAGCGGTTCGGCGTAACGATGCGTACGGCAGCCTATATGCTGGCGATTGATCGTGTGGCGTACGATACGAGGATACGTGGCATTTATGCCTGAGTGGAGGAAGAGGTCAATGTGGCGGCGAATTCTCAGCAGCTTACTTGTGGTGATAGTGACTGCTTTAGCTTCTCCTCTTTCGTTGGGAAGCTCTTTTCCTGAAAGCGATTCACCTCCGTTGTGGCAGTGGACGCTCACAGGCCCCTTTGGCGGGGATGCCCGCCGGTTGGCTGCTCACCCCAGGCTACCGAACCGCGTGTTTGTGGGAACTAATGACGGGCAATTATTTCGTTCGGAAGACGGGGGACGACGCTGGGTGCTGGTCACGGGATTTAATCGGCCAGGCTTTTGCGTGAGCGAGATTCTCATTGATATCGAGAACCCTGACACGCTGTATGTGGCGGGGTGGTTGCTTTTCCATGAAAACGGCGGGGGGATTTACCGGAGCCGGGACGGAGGTGTCACATGGGAGCTTGTGCTACACAGTCAATCGGTTCGGGCACTGGCCCAGTCCCCCACACGCCCCGATGTCCTGGTGGCGGGAACGCTCGATGGCGTGTTGATGAGTCGTGATCGGGGAAGCACATGGCAGAGGATCTCCCCCGAAGGTCACCCGGAAATACGTAATATCGAATCGCTGGCGGTTGATCCTCGTTCGGAACAAATAATCTACGTGGGCACATGGCATCTGCCCTGGAAGACGGTTGACGGGGGAAGGACCTGGTTCCGAACCGGAGGCCGAGACACTGGAATCGTGGATGATTCGGATGTCTTCAGCATCGTCATTGACGGTTCCAACCCGGACGTTGTTTACCTGACAGCATGCACGGGAATTTACAAGTCAGTGACAGCCGGCAGAAGGTGGTCGCGCGTGAGCGGAGTTCCGTCGCGGAGCCGACGGACGCTGACGCTGGCGCAGGATGAGGGAGACCGGAGGGTTGTATATGCAGGGACGACCGAAGGGCTTTGGAGGACAACGGACGGAGGAGCGACTTGGAGTCTGATAACATCTGATCGGTTAATCGTCCAGGATATCGCGTTGATCCGGGACCCGGGTGACGCAGGCGCAACAGTTCTCATTGCTACCGAAAATGCTGGCATTCTGGCGCTCCGTCCCGGCCGCGACCGTTTTGAGACGTCCAACGAAGGGTTCTCAAATCGAACGGTTTCTGTAGTTGTGGCAGATCGAGAAATCCGTGGGCGGATTTACTGCGGCCTGTTGCGCCGGGGATTGTCGAGTCCGTTGTTTCTCAGTGAGGATGGTGGCTACACGTGGTCAGAGGTGACATCGGCACGAGAGCTCCTGGAGATTTTATCGCTGTTTCAATCCCGAAAGAGAGGAGACGTCTACTATGCCCTGACTCCACGCGGAATCTTTCGCTCGGAAAACCGGGGTCTAACATGGAGTCGGATGCCGTCGGTGGAGTCAGAGGCTGTCAAGGGAAAGGAGGCGGAAAGCATCGTCGAAGTGGCCGAGACGTCGAAGGGAGATCTGCTGGCCCTCACCCGGAGGGCGCTTTACCTCTTCGATCAAACAAATCAATCGTGGCGGCGGATTACTGTTGCGTGGAGTGGAGTTCGCTTCACTTCGCTGCACGCAAGTGAAACGGACGCTCTCTTTGTGGGAACGGATAGCGCGATCCTTCTTGAGAGTCGGGATCGAGGTC
It includes:
- a CDS encoding Glu/Leu/Phe/Val dehydrogenase codes for the protein MIYHFDRAARLINLERDLYNFMRYPSREITVYIPVMMDDGHLEVFVGYRVQHNFARGPAKGGIRYAPDVTLDEIRALAAWMTWKCAVVNIPFGGAKGGVVCDPSKLSRGELERLTRRYTAQLLDVIGPERDVPAPDLNTDEQIMAWIMDTYSMHARHAVTAVVTGKPVELGGSAGRRQATGRGLLIVAREACRQCGISPEGARVVIQGAGNVGGVAAELLHQAGFRVIAIADALGGVYNPHGLNIPELMHYHRSNKTFHGYPEGEDISNRDLLELECELLIPAAVENQITSRNADRIRCKILCEGANGPTTAIADEILDKRGIFVVPDILANAGGVTVSYFEWVQDRMGYFWSEQEVVEKLEAVMVKSFRDVLGYAERFGVTMRTAAYMLAIDRVAYDTRIRGIYA
- a CDS encoding YCF48-related protein, with protein sequence MWRRILSSLLVVIVTALASPLSLGSSFPESDSPPLWQWTLTGPFGGDARRLAAHPRLPNRVFVGTNDGQLFRSEDGGRRWVLVTGFNRPGFCVSEILIDIENPDTLYVAGWLLFHENGGGIYRSRDGGVTWELVLHSQSVRALAQSPTRPDVLVAGTLDGVLMSRDRGSTWQRISPEGHPEIRNIESLAVDPRSEQIIYVGTWHLPWKTVDGGRTWFRTGGRDTGIVDDSDVFSIVIDGSNPDVVYLTACTGIYKSVTAGRRWSRVSGVPSRSRRTLTLAQDEGDRRVVYAGTTEGLWRTTDGGATWSLITSDRLIVQDIALIRDPGDAGATVLIATENAGILALRPGRDRFETSNEGFSNRTVSVVVADREIRGRIYCGLLRRGLSSPLFLSEDGGYTWSEVTSARELLEILSLFQSRKRGDVYYALTPRGIFRSENRGLTWSRMPSVESEAVKGKEAESIVEVAETSKGDLLALTRRALYLFDQTNQSWRRITVAWSGVRFTSLHASETDALFVGTDSAILLESRDRGQLWKRLHIPPAAGAIQAIFAHPADEGLLFIGTPVGLFRSHTGGKHWERCSDGLPVADIVSIRVRPDQPDEMVVCDYRRGAIYYSRDRGRTWERIDAVTAKSRAWMASFDPFDTDRVLVASSGAGVYVGIRQARREAISSSLAFVRLRLLTSPQ